Within the Candidatus Methylacidiphilales bacterium genome, the region TATACCATTCCAGAATCAACACTAATCAATTCAAAATTATATTCTTTTGCAAGCGTTATAGCCAGTGCGCTTTTGCCTGAGCAGGTTGGGCCACTAAGACTAAAAAGTGTGAGTTTATTCATTTCCATATAATTGAATAAAATTAACATTAGTAGTTAAGAATTTTTTTATCCCTTTTGCAATAGCATTAGTTAACGTATCTAACCAAGTCGAATTTAAGAGATTTTGCTCATCCTTGCGATTAGATAAAAAACCCATTTCTATAAGCAACGAGGGGAAATCAAAAGACTTCAGCACTTGAAACGCCGCCTGTTGCACTTGATGATTGTGGATGGCAGATACTTTGCTAATTTCTGGCAATAACATAGCACCAAGCGCAGTGGAATGGATTAAGCTTTTTTGACTTAAATCAAGCAAGGTTTTTGCTAGGTCTTTTGGTATAGAACGCAATTCAATTTTTCCATAGCCCAACACAGCATCTCCCGGCCGATCTAATAAACGCTTAGACTTGCTCGACGCTGCGATAATAGAAAGAGCAAAAACACTTGCACCATTGGCCTTGGTGTTATGCGCTGAGTCAGAATGGAGCGAAATAAATAGACCGGCTCGGTATTTTTGCGCAAACTCCACCCTATCTTGAAGTTCCACAAATACATCCTTGTCGCGGGTGAGTTTAACCACTACCGAAGGTATTTTTTCTAACTTTTCTTTAAGCATTAAGGCGGCTCTGAGATTGATTTGCTTCTCATATACTTTTTTTCCGAGCGCCCCAGGATCCTTGCCTCCATGGCCAGGATCTATGACAATGACTAACCGCTGTGCATTACCTGTGATTGATTTTTTTGGAACCAGTGATGTTGTAGGTTGGGTAATAGCTGGAGATGGTGCGGCGGAAGCGGAGATGGGGGTGGTGGGGGTGGTGCTTAAATCTTTAATGAATCGTATCACTACATTATTTGTTTTTAATTCCTGCTGAATAGAAATGTTTTTAGTAGCGTATATAAAAGTCGCAAATAGGGTAGAATTTTTTTGCTCGACAGTAATCTCAGAAACAAAGTCATTTTTTAAGCGAGATAGTTGTGCTAATAACGCAGAAATATCTGTTTGAGTTTGCTCAAAAGAAATTAGAAGTCTTCTCGGGGCTTGTAGCTCATACGCCTTCACTGATTGATTAGCGCTAAGATAAAATTGTATCGTGGCGTGTTGATTGTCTTCAGCGCGCTGTAACACATATGAAAGTGTGTTAGCGTGAACTGGTAAAAAACACCATGACAGTATCCAGAGTAATACCCACATTGCTAAGCTGTTAATTCTTACCATGACATGAGCGCTATTTGTCTAATTTGATTTTGGAATAAAAAAGTCAAGGTGTGGTTCGGTTTTGGGAGGTATGACTCCCATAGGCTAGCCCACTCAATCAAAATTAAATCACATTGCTGATAGACTTGATCTAGTCCGAGTGGATGTAACTCCAGTTCCGAGCTAATTCTATATAAATCTATATGGGCCACGGTTGCCCGCTCTAACGAATACCATTCAATAATTGAATAGGTAGGGCTTTTGACTATTTCAAGACAATGTAAAAACGCAAGTAATTGGTTTGCAAAAAAAGTTTTACCTGATCCGAGTTCGCCTTCAAGATGAATAATCACTTGTTTGTCAGCAATAGTATTTTTTATTTCCTGAAAAAAAGGAAATAAATCTTCTTCAGTATTGTTGATTATAATTTTAGTTATGGGAGTAATGTGATGGGGGATGGGTGATTCAATGTAGTTACTAAACTACGTATTCCGAGATTTGATGCCAATTCCTCCATTACCGATAATTTTGGAGAATAATCAATCAATGATGCATTTGCATCAATAGATTTGGCTACAGATCTATAATCACCAATTTCATCTATAATTCCCAATCCCAAGGCCTGCGAGCCTACCCAAGCCCTACCATCAAATAGTGGTTCTGACTCTTTTAGCCTGTCACCTCTCCCTTCCTTAACTGAAGCAATAAAAGTCTTATGTATTTCGTTAAGCATAGTTATAAGATATTTTTTGTCGCGATCTTTAGAAGGGGAAAAGGGGTCAAGCAAATCCTTGTGATCTCCAGCAGTGTAGAGTCTACGCTCCACGCCGTAGCGTTTCATGAGTTCTGAAAAACCAAAACTATCAAAACGAACTCCAATTGATCCGACAATACTTGCGTTATTTGCATAAATTTTTTTGCATGCCGATGCGATATAGTAACCCCCAGAGGCAGCGTACTCGCCCGCTACGGCAACAATATTTTTTTTAGGGTATGTTTTTGATAATTCCCTAATTGCACGAAAGATAATATCACTTTCCACAGCACTCCCCCCTGGGCTATTGATATATAAAATAACGGCCTGACTATTTTTATTTTTAAATGCATTTTCAAGGCTATCAATAATCGAGTTAGAATTGGTGGTGTGATTTAAAGAATCTATAACCCCTTCTAAGCGAATCAGTGCAATATGATTTTTCTGAGTTGAAGAAGTGGTGCTTTGGTTTTCTGAAAAAATCAAACGGGCAACTATAAAAGTAACGAAAAAAAGATACCCCCAAAATAACAATCTAAAAAAAATCGCCCAGCGTTGGGTTTTGCGATTCTCTTTAATACTGGTCAGTACAATGTCTTTTAAAACTGATTGCTCATCCATATTGATTTATATTTTACATTATAGAATCAAAGTATGAAGGAGGCTGGCAACGAAACGCATGTTGACTACCATGATGGTCAATAAATGAAATTGATTCTGCATGTAAGAATAGCGGGGAGTGTTTAGGCGCGCTGTCATCATACCAACTATCGCCAAGGATCGGTAAAGCCAGATATTTTGCATGGGCTCTAATTTGATGCAACCTTCCATGGGTAATAGCAATACGCACCAAACTATATTTCTGATTGGTTTTTAATAGCTCAAATTTTGATTCTGCGTCCTTACCTTCTTCAGCCACCACGCTTCGTTTTTGACCACCAACATCAGATCGGATAATTTGAAGTTTCTTATTAACGGTGATATAGCTCCAGGGAGCAACGCCATTTAAAATCGCAAGGTAATTTTTACGAACCTCACTAAGCAAGAGTAACCGATGAAAATGCCTTAAGAATAAATGATTTTTCGCCACACATAAGCACCCACTCGTTAGCCTATCTAATCGGTGTGCAAGATGCAGTTTTATGGTCTCAGGATAAAAACGAGAAAGCTCTGTTAGTACGGTGCTTTTAATCTGTGTCCCCCCATGCACCGCGAGTCCAGGAGGTTTGTTAATTATTATAAAATCCTCATTTTCAAACAAAATTCTCGACTTCCAGATTTGGGTAACTTTTACATCATACTCTTGCTCACCCCTAGATTGGCTTTCCATCATGTCTGGGTGCATGACCAGATCCCCTTCCTGTAACCGATAATGTGCTTTACTTTTTGCTCCATTAATAGTAATTTTTTTAACTCGAATAAGCTTTTGAATCAACGAAGTGGAAATCCTCGGTAAAAGACTCTTAATAAAGTGATCTAATCTTCGCAAACTCTGGTCTGCGCCAATAATGGTTGTCCTAAAACGCATTGTAAAGGTCAGGAAGAGTTAATTTCATGTGGTATAATAGGGGTCAACTTGCTTTTGTAAAGCAAAATAAATAACTATGGTCATGTATCAAGAATATTTTAATGCACATTATTTAAGGACGCAACAGTCCGATGTACTTTTATACACTGGCTCCACCTTTAACGGAAACAATATTAATGAAAAAAATACTAATCAATGTAACCCACCAAGAAGAACTTCGTTTTGCTACCGTAGAAAATGGCAAATTGGTGGATCTGGAAACACAGCATACACATTTTAAAAGAAAGCGA harbors:
- a CDS encoding N-acetylmuramoyl-L-alanine amidase, with protein sequence MVRINSLAMWVLLWILSWCFLPVHANTLSYVLQRAEDNQHATIQFYLSANQSVKAYELQAPRRLLISFEQTQTDISALLAQLSRLKNDFVSEITVEQKNSTLFATFIYATKNISIQQELKTNNVVIRFIKDLSTTPTTPISASAAPSPAITQPTTSLVPKKSITGNAQRLVIVIDPGHGGKDPGALGKKVYEKQINLRAALMLKEKLEKIPSVVVKLTRDKDVFVELQDRVEFAQKYRAGLFISLHSDSAHNTKANGASVFALSIIAASSKSKRLLDRPGDAVLGYGKIELRSIPKDLAKTLLDLSQKSLIHSTALGAMLLPEISKVSAIHNHQVQQAAFQVLKSFDFPSLLIEMGFLSNRKDEQNLLNSTWLDTLTNAIAKGIKKFLTTNVNFIQLYGNE
- the tsaE gene encoding tRNA (adenosine(37)-N6)-threonylcarbamoyltransferase complex ATPase subunit type 1 TsaE, which gives rise to MNNTEEDLFPFFQEIKNTIADKQVIIHLEGELGSGKTFFANQLLAFLHCLEIVKSPTYSIIEWYSLERATVAHIDLYRISSELELHPLGLDQVYQQCDLILIEWASLWESYLPKPNHTLTFLFQNQIRQIALMSW
- the sppA gene encoding signal peptide peptidase SppA → MDEQSVLKDIVLTSIKENRKTQRWAIFFRLLFWGYLFFVTFIVARLIFSENQSTTSSTQKNHIALIRLEGVIDSLNHTTNSNSIIDSLENAFKNKNSQAVILYINSPGGSAVESDIIFRAIRELSKTYPKKNIVAVAGEYAASGGYYIASACKKIYANNASIVGSIGVRFDSFGFSELMKRYGVERRLYTAGDHKDLLDPFSPSKDRDKKYLITMLNEIHKTFIASVKEGRGDRLKESEPLFDGRAWVGSQALGLGIIDEIGDYRSVAKSIDANASLIDYSPKLSVMEELASNLGIRSLVTTLNHPSPITLLP
- a CDS encoding RluA family pseudouridine synthase, with the protein product MRFRTTIIGADQSLRRLDHFIKSLLPRISTSLIQKLIRVKKITINGAKSKAHYRLQEGDLVMHPDMMESQSRGEQEYDVKVTQIWKSRILFENEDFIIINKPPGLAVHGGTQIKSTVLTELSRFYPETIKLHLAHRLDRLTSGCLCVAKNHLFLRHFHRLLLLSEVRKNYLAILNGVAPWSYITVNKKLQIIRSDVGGQKRSVVAEEGKDAESKFELLKTNQKYSLVRIAITHGRLHQIRAHAKYLALPILGDSWYDDSAPKHSPLFLHAESISFIDHHGSQHAFRCQPPSYFDSIM